Proteins found in one Luteimonas chenhongjianii genomic segment:
- the ggt gene encoding gamma-glutamyltransferase, producing the protein MPRLLPTLLATALLALSLSTTASAADRITGHPFATRSEVHAPHAMAATSHPLATQIALDTMKAGGSAVDAAIAANAALGLMEPTGNGIGGDLFAIIWDPKTKRLYGYDGSGRSPRSLTLAEFQRRGLTDIPSHGPLPVTVPGTVDGWFALHGRFGRRTMADNLAPTIRYAREGHPVHEVIAYYWDRSVPRLGKWPGFTEQFTIQGRAPRTGETWRNPNLANTLQAISDGGRDAFYKGDIARVIGDYFAANDGFLAYEDLASHTGNWVEPVSTSYRGVELWELPPSGQGIAALQILNLLEPYDLKSYGFGSPEHVHLFVEAKKLAFADRARWYADPEFHPAPVAKLISKDYARERGALISMDTALREVQPGTPRQLDEGDTIYLTTADADGMMVSLIQSNYRGMGSGMAPPGLGFILQDRGEQFVLQEGHPNSFAPGKRPFHTIIPAFATKDGEPWLAFGVMGGAMQPQGHAQILINMLDFGMNLQEAGDAPRIQHDGSTEPTGQNTAMTDGGEVDLETGFPYETVRALMQKGHSVRFSHGPYGGYQAIMKNPYGGWTGASESRKDGQAAGY; encoded by the coding sequence ATGCCCCGCCTGCTCCCGACCCTGCTCGCCACCGCGCTGCTCGCCCTGTCGTTGTCGACGACTGCCTCGGCCGCCGACCGCATCACCGGTCACCCCTTCGCCACCCGCAGTGAAGTCCACGCGCCGCATGCGATGGCCGCCACCTCGCATCCGCTGGCGACGCAGATCGCGCTCGACACGATGAAGGCGGGCGGTAGCGCTGTGGATGCGGCGATCGCTGCGAACGCCGCGCTCGGGCTGATGGAGCCGACCGGCAACGGCATCGGCGGCGATCTGTTCGCCATCATCTGGGATCCGAAGACGAAGCGCCTGTATGGCTATGACGGCTCGGGGCGCTCGCCGAGGTCGCTGACACTGGCCGAGTTCCAGCGCCGCGGCCTGACCGACATTCCCTCGCACGGTCCGCTGCCGGTCACCGTGCCGGGCACGGTCGACGGCTGGTTCGCGCTGCACGGGCGCTTCGGCAGGCGCACGATGGCCGACAACCTCGCGCCGACGATCCGCTATGCGCGCGAAGGCCATCCGGTGCACGAAGTGATCGCCTACTACTGGGACCGCTCCGTGCCGCGGCTGGGCAAGTGGCCGGGTTTCACCGAGCAGTTCACGATTCAAGGCCGCGCGCCGCGCACCGGCGAGACCTGGCGCAACCCGAATCTCGCGAACACGCTGCAGGCGATCTCCGACGGTGGCCGCGATGCGTTCTACAAGGGCGACATCGCGCGGGTGATCGGCGACTACTTCGCCGCCAACGACGGCTTCCTCGCCTACGAGGATCTCGCTTCGCACACGGGCAACTGGGTGGAGCCGGTATCGACGAGCTATCGCGGCGTCGAACTGTGGGAGCTGCCGCCGAGCGGACAGGGCATCGCGGCGCTGCAGATTCTCAACCTGCTCGAGCCCTACGACCTGAAGTCCTACGGCTTCGGCAGCCCCGAGCACGTGCACCTGTTCGTCGAGGCCAAGAAACTCGCCTTCGCCGACCGCGCGCGCTGGTATGCCGATCCAGAGTTCCACCCTGCCCCGGTCGCGAAGCTGATTTCGAAGGACTATGCGCGCGAGCGCGGCGCGCTGATCTCGATGGATACCGCGCTGCGCGAAGTACAGCCGGGCACGCCCAGGCAGCTGGACGAGGGCGACACGATCTACCTGACCACCGCCGACGCCGACGGCATGATGGTGTCGCTGATCCAGTCCAACTACCGCGGCATGGGCAGCGGCATGGCGCCGCCTGGCCTGGGCTTCATCCTGCAGGATCGCGGCGAGCAGTTCGTGCTGCAGGAAGGCCACCCCAACAGCTTCGCGCCGGGCAAGCGTCCCTTCCACACCATCATTCCCGCGTTCGCGACGAAGGACGGCGAGCCTTGGCTGGCCTTCGGCGTCATGGGCGGCGCGATGCAGCCGCAGGGCCACGCCCAGATCCTGATCAACATGCTCGACTTCGGCATGAACCTGCAGGAGGCCGGTGACGCGCCGCGGATCCAGCACGACGGCTCCACCGAACCCACCGGACAGAACACCGCGATGACCGATGGTGGCGAGGTGGACCTGGAAACCGGCTTCCCCTACGAGACCGTGCGCGCACTGATGCAGAAGGGCCATTCGGTGCGCTTCTCGCACGGCCCCTACGGCGGCTACCAGGCGATCATGAAGAATCCCTACGGCGGCTGGACCGGCGCCAGCGAATCGCGCAAGGACGGACAGGCCGCCGGCTACTGA
- a CDS encoding peptidoglycan-binding protein, which produces MNMEREAQLLRDAYAAGITQPRELANFMAQVGHESGGLRQLEESFRYTRSAEQVSGKVRSALREGREPLEAARLDALAGRPERLAELMYGGRMGNDDPGDGYRYRGRGYIQLTGKNQYADAGEALGLDLVRQPDLAAQPDHASRIATWYWQQNVPREVRNDARGAGAAINGRDPPNGLTDRAHRFELWVRELTPERIQALSTERSGDRSPNGGAPVTPDAFWSQTQTARRGAADVSIAGGLLRQGDRGPEVRAVQQALAALGSTDAGNASLQADGLFGPRTADAVRTLQQKHGLPADGVVGPDTRELIARVTRTRPLIESSEQATAPPGTALDELLTAARAGNPAALKSALADFSQTAIGRSFHSAHAAHAIEAVQGATLAAPQPTEYDPR; this is translated from the coding sequence ATGAACATGGAGCGGGAAGCCCAGCTCTTGCGCGATGCCTACGCGGCCGGCATCACCCAACCTAGGGAACTGGCGAACTTCATGGCGCAGGTCGGACACGAGTCTGGCGGTCTACGGCAACTCGAAGAGAGCTTCCGTTACACGCGAAGTGCCGAGCAGGTCAGCGGAAAAGTCAGGTCGGCGTTACGCGAGGGACGGGAACCACTTGAAGCTGCGCGCCTCGATGCATTGGCAGGACGCCCGGAGCGCCTTGCCGAGCTGATGTACGGCGGACGTATGGGTAACGATGATCCGGGCGACGGCTATCGTTATAGAGGGCGTGGCTACATACAGCTGACGGGCAAGAACCAATATGCCGACGCCGGCGAGGCGCTGGGTCTGGACCTCGTCAGGCAGCCTGATCTCGCTGCACAGCCCGACCATGCCTCGCGCATCGCGACGTGGTATTGGCAACAGAACGTGCCACGAGAGGTCCGCAATGACGCGCGCGGTGCCGGGGCTGCGATCAACGGTCGTGATCCACCCAACGGTCTCACTGATCGCGCACATCGCTTCGAGCTGTGGGTGCGTGAGCTGACGCCGGAGCGCATCCAGGCCCTTTCGACAGAAAGGTCAGGCGACAGATCGCCTAATGGGGGGGCGCCAGTGACCCCGGACGCTTTCTGGAGTCAGACTCAGACTGCGAGGCGGGGAGCTGCTGATGTATCGATAGCAGGCGGATTGCTGCGTCAGGGCGATCGGGGACCTGAAGTTCGCGCTGTCCAGCAAGCACTTGCCGCACTTGGGTCGACCGATGCCGGCAACGCGTCGCTGCAGGCGGATGGACTCTTCGGGCCCCGTACTGCAGATGCAGTGCGCACGTTGCAGCAGAAGCATGGTCTGCCGGCCGACGGCGTCGTAGGCCCGGACACCCGTGAGCTGATTGCTCGCGTAACGCGGACAAGGCCCCTGATCGAATCGAGCGAACAAGCCACTGCGCCGCCAGGAACCGCACTCGATGAGCTCCTCACCGCCGCACGGGCTGGCAATCCTGCGGCACTCAAATCGGCACTAGCCGATTTCTCCCAGACTGCAATTGGCCGGAGCTTCCACTCAGCGCATGCGGCCCACGCCATCGAAGCGGTGCAGGGCGCGACACTGGCCGCGCCCCAACCGACAGAGTACGACCCACGCTAG